One segment of Synechococcus sp. MU1617 DNA contains the following:
- a CDS encoding cupin domain-containing protein: protein MTQVQTLIEQLGLMPHPEGGWYRELHRSPDRVQRHDGAERSALTAILFLLPADAVSCWHRVIGADEAWTHIDGATLELFQCQADGTGLQRDALDASNPVKVVPANAWQAARSLGAYSLVSCCVGTGFDFCDFEMARQQPTTERPKLPHPELI from the coding sequence GTGACTCAGGTACAAACCCTGATCGAGCAACTCGGCTTGATGCCCCATCCGGAGGGGGGCTGGTACCGCGAGTTGCATCGGAGCCCAGACCGGGTTCAACGCCACGACGGTGCCGAGCGTTCTGCATTGACGGCGATTCTTTTTTTGCTGCCCGCCGATGCCGTCAGTTGCTGGCATCGAGTGATCGGTGCTGACGAAGCCTGGACGCACATTGATGGGGCAACGCTGGAGCTCTTTCAGTGCCAAGCCGACGGCACAGGGCTGCAACGTGATGCTTTGGATGCATCCAACCCCGTCAAGGTGGTTCCCGCCAACGCCTGGCAGGCGGCAAGGAGTCTGGGTGCTTACTCCCTAGTGAGCTGTTGTGTGGGGACTGGGTTTGACTTCTGTGATTTCGAGATGGCCCGGCAGCAACCCAC